A part of Streptomyces sp. NBC_01497 genomic DNA contains:
- the nuoK gene encoding NADH-quinone oxidoreductase subunit NuoK — protein MHLVYPAVLAALLFCTGVYGVLARRNAILVLMSVELMLNAVNLNLVAFDAWLRDTLHAGQALTLFVIAIAAAEIGIGLAIVLTVYRVRGTADIDRLRDTSEPAMDRAPDGAGDPDAGSGHPDHPAGPAATNAEAPA, from the coding sequence ATGCACCTTGTCTATCCCGCGGTCCTCGCGGCCCTGCTGTTCTGCACCGGCGTGTACGGCGTCCTCGCGCGGCGCAACGCGATCCTGGTCCTGATGTCGGTCGAGCTCATGCTCAACGCCGTCAACCTCAACCTCGTCGCCTTCGACGCGTGGCTGCGCGACACCCTGCACGCGGGGCAGGCGCTCACCCTCTTCGTCATCGCCATCGCCGCGGCCGAGATCGGCATCGGCCTGGCGATCGTGCTGACGGTCTACCGGGTGCGCGGCACCGCGGACATCGACCGGCTCCGCGACACCTCCGAGCCCGCGATGGACCGGGCGCCCGACGGCGCAGGCGACCCCGACGCCGGATCGGGACACCCCGACCACCCCGCCGGACCCGCGGCGACGAATGCCGAGGCCCCCGCGTGA
- a CDS encoding NADH-quinone oxidoreductase subunit J family protein, with product MEVVFLLVGIVTFGAALVTVTTRQLVHAALWLVVALGGLAVEYLLLTAEFIAWVQVLIYLGSVVVLLLFGLMLTRAPIGRSPDADSGNRVAALVVAVAAAATLVWVVVDAFRATWIDLSGPAQGSTKVTGQFLFRHWVLPFEALSVLLLAALVGAIVLSRKHGAPSGADRAGGAGGARPGPPRTATRRAPAPRSGQGGR from the coding sequence GTGGAGGTGGTGTTCCTCCTCGTGGGCATCGTGACGTTCGGCGCGGCCCTGGTGACCGTCACCACCCGGCAGCTCGTGCACGCCGCGCTCTGGCTGGTCGTCGCACTCGGTGGCCTCGCCGTCGAATACCTGCTGCTCACCGCCGAGTTCATCGCCTGGGTGCAGGTCCTGATCTATCTCGGTTCCGTCGTCGTCCTCCTCCTTTTCGGTCTCATGCTCACCAGGGCCCCCATCGGCCGTTCGCCCGACGCCGACTCGGGCAACCGCGTCGCCGCCCTCGTGGTCGCCGTGGCCGCCGCGGCGACCCTCGTATGGGTGGTCGTGGACGCCTTCCGCGCGACCTGGATCGATCTGAGCGGGCCCGCCCAGGGCTCGACCAAGGTGACGGGGCAGTTCCTGTTCCGGCACTGGGTGCTGCCCTTCGAGGCACTCTCCGTCCTGCTGCTCGCGGCACTCGTCGGCGCGATCGTCCTGTCCCGCAAGCACGGCGCCCCCAGCGGTGCGGACCGCGCGGGCGGCGCCGGCGGCGCCCGGCCCGGGCCGCCCCGCACCGCCACCCGCCGTGCCCCGGCCCCGCGTTCAGGGCAGGGTGGTCGCTGA
- a CDS encoding NuoI/complex I 23 kDa subunit family protein: MSPIPGSGLAKGLAVTLRTMTRKTVTEQYPEALPELPPRSRGVIGLFEENCTVCMLCARECPDWCIYIDSHKETMPPVAPGGRERSRNVLDRFAIDFALCMYCGICIEVCPFDALFWSPEFEYAETDIRELTHERDKLRDWMWTVPEPPALDPSSEEPKEVAAARKAAERLAQQESGTHPDTQDGTRPGTQPGTRPGTQDAARPDTQGGAHPDRQDTVHPGGDGGPGQVGPPPEGDGGSRQDGRRPGDGRNSPQDGPEGDSA; encoded by the coding sequence ATGTCCCCGATCCCCGGCAGCGGGCTCGCGAAGGGCCTCGCCGTCACCCTCCGCACGATGACCCGCAAGACGGTCACCGAGCAGTACCCCGAGGCGCTGCCCGAACTGCCGCCCCGCAGCAGGGGCGTCATCGGGCTGTTCGAGGAGAACTGCACCGTGTGCATGCTGTGCGCGCGCGAGTGTCCCGACTGGTGCATCTACATCGACTCCCACAAGGAGACGATGCCGCCCGTCGCGCCGGGTGGCCGCGAGCGCAGCAGGAACGTCCTGGACCGTTTCGCCATCGACTTCGCCCTCTGCATGTACTGCGGCATCTGCATCGAGGTGTGTCCTTTCGACGCGCTGTTCTGGTCACCCGAGTTCGAGTACGCGGAGACGGACATCCGCGAACTCACCCACGAGCGGGACAAGCTCCGCGACTGGATGTGGACCGTGCCGGAGCCGCCGGCCCTGGACCCGTCGAGCGAGGAGCCCAAGGAGGTCGCCGCCGCCCGCAAGGCCGCCGAACGCCTCGCCCAGCAGGAGAGCGGCACCCACCCGGACACGCAGGACGGCACCCGACCGGGTACGCAGCCCGGCACCCGGCCGGGCACACAGGACGCCGCCCGGCCGGACACGCAGGGCGGCGCCCACCCGGACAGGCAGGACACCGTCCACCCGGGCGGCGACGGCGGCCCCGGGCAGGTCGGCCCCCCGCCGGAGGGCGACGGCGGCTCCCGGCAGGACGGCCGACGGCCGGGCGACGGCCGGAACTCCCCGCAGGACGGGCCCGAGGGGGACAGCGCGTGA
- a CDS encoding complex I subunit 1/NuoH family protein translates to MNDVLDVALRLIAVFVAFLVLPLVVGQAEHKVMAHMQGRLGPMHAGGFHGWAQLVADGVKFAQKEDIVPADADRRIFQLAPAVALLPYLLVLVVIPVGPGESAVGQSIDAGLFYVLAVMGIGVLGSLMAGWASANKFSLLGGMRTAAQLLAYELPMLLAAASVAMAAGTVSLSGVLGAFHWWWVPWQLVGGVVFFVAGLAELQRPPFDMPIADSEIIFGAYTEYTGLRFALFLLAEYAGIVVLSGLTAVLFLGGWHGPFGADGLGWVWTLLKTAVLAFVVIWLRVSYPRLREDQLQKLAWTVLIPLALAQIALTGVVKVVIS, encoded by the coding sequence ATGAACGACGTGCTCGACGTCGCCCTCCGGCTCATCGCCGTCTTCGTCGCCTTCCTGGTCCTTCCGCTCGTGGTGGGTCAGGCCGAGCACAAGGTGATGGCCCATATGCAGGGGCGCCTCGGCCCCATGCACGCCGGTGGGTTCCACGGCTGGGCGCAACTCGTCGCCGACGGTGTGAAATTCGCGCAGAAGGAAGACATCGTCCCGGCCGACGCCGACCGCCGGATCTTCCAGCTCGCACCGGCCGTCGCGCTCCTGCCGTACCTGCTGGTGCTGGTCGTGATCCCCGTCGGCCCGGGCGAGAGTGCCGTGGGGCAGTCGATCGACGCCGGTCTCTTCTACGTCCTCGCGGTCATGGGGATCGGCGTGCTCGGTTCGCTGATGGCCGGCTGGGCCTCCGCCAACAAGTTCTCGCTGCTCGGCGGGATGCGCACCGCCGCACAGCTGCTCGCGTACGAACTGCCGATGCTGCTCGCCGCCGCGTCCGTGGCGATGGCGGCGGGAACCGTGTCGCTCTCCGGGGTGCTGGGTGCTTTCCACTGGTGGTGGGTGCCCTGGCAACTCGTCGGCGGTGTCGTGTTCTTCGTGGCGGGGCTGGCGGAACTCCAGCGGCCGCCCTTCGACATGCCGATCGCCGATTCGGAGATCATCTTCGGCGCGTACACCGAGTACACGGGGCTGCGGTTCGCGCTGTTCCTGCTCGCCGAGTACGCGGGCATCGTCGTGCTGTCCGGGCTGACCGCCGTCCTGTTCCTCGGTGGCTGGCACGGGCCGTTCGGCGCCGACGGGCTCGGCTGGGTGTGGACCCTGCTGAAGACCGCCGTGCTCGCGTTCGTCGTGATCTGGTTGCGCGTCAGTTATCCGCGGCTGCGCGAGGACCAGTTGCAGAAACTCGCGTGGACCGTCCTCATCCCGCTCGCCCTCGCCCAGATCGCCCTCACGGGTGTCGTCAAGGTCGTGATCAGCTGA
- a CDS encoding NADH-quinone oxidoreductase subunit C, translating to MTDAYDALPGSVADTFGEGATAEMSYGLLTVDVPAERWLDALTAARSALGCDYFDWLSAVDEADGGFRVSARVFAVADRTVRALLVRTTLPHDAVTLPTAVGIYAGAAWHERETHEMFGVAFGGHPNLTPLLLPENFEGHPLRKDFVLASRVVKAWPGAKDPGESASPRRRQMLPPGVPDPNEWGPHKGETPRAAARPARGAARGGTSASASATGSAAAAAEEAPRRPRRTRSASEGSASQGPASAAAPADGGAPTAPRTPRRSRSASAGSASQREATEREATEREVAGPPTGPSRPAAGGEGPAPAGSGADETGKPPGTGSTTAAPGEPGGADAPGATGAPDRADVPGVAKRSVRRDAPWHRERDESDASGSEDGEGSEASQGGPGDQSDESGSGGGDDLAGTQDEATGDPHDANGGPHDANGGPHEATGGPHEATGGPHEATGSPDEATDDSEGREGSGREDRGPGPAGGEGG from the coding sequence ATGACCGACGCGTACGACGCCCTGCCCGGGTCGGTGGCCGACACCTTCGGTGAGGGCGCGACGGCGGAGATGTCGTACGGGCTGCTCACGGTGGACGTGCCGGCGGAGCGCTGGCTCGACGCCCTCACCGCCGCCCGCTCCGCGCTCGGCTGCGACTACTTCGACTGGCTGAGCGCCGTCGACGAGGCCGACGGCGGTTTCCGGGTCTCGGCACGTGTCTTCGCCGTGGCCGACCGCACGGTGCGGGCCCTGCTCGTACGGACGACGCTGCCGCACGACGCGGTCACGCTGCCGACGGCCGTCGGGATCTACGCGGGCGCGGCCTGGCACGAGCGTGAGACGCACGAGATGTTCGGTGTCGCCTTCGGCGGCCACCCGAACCTGACGCCACTGCTGCTCCCGGAGAACTTCGAGGGCCACCCGCTGCGCAAGGACTTCGTGCTGGCCTCTCGCGTCGTGAAGGCGTGGCCCGGCGCGAAGGACCCCGGCGAATCGGCGTCCCCGCGCCGCCGGCAGATGCTCCCACCGGGAGTTCCCGACCCGAACGAGTGGGGCCCGCACAAGGGCGAGACGCCGCGCGCGGCGGCCCGTCCCGCGCGCGGTGCCGCGCGCGGCGGCACCTCTGCCTCTGCCTCCGCGACTGGCTCTGCGGCTGCGGCTGCGGAGGAGGCTCCGCGCAGGCCGCGCCGGACGCGCAGCGCGTCCGAGGGCTCGGCCTCGCAGGGGCCCGCGTCGGCGGCTGCGCCGGCCGACGGCGGGGCGCCCACCGCACCCCGGACCCCGCGCCGTTCGCGCAGCGCCTCGGCGGGCTCGGCCTCGCAGCGTGAGGCGACGGAACGTGAGGCGACGGAACGTGAGGTGGCGGGGCCGCCGACCGGGCCCAGCCGCCCGGCAGCGGGTGGCGAGGGACCCGCGCCCGCCGGCTCCGGCGCCGACGAGACGGGGAAGCCCCCTGGCACGGGAAGCACGACGGCGGCTCCTGGCGAGCCCGGTGGTGCGGACGCTCCAGGCGCGACGGGTGCCCCCGATCGGGCCGATGTGCCCGGCGTCGCGAAGCGATCCGTGCGCCGCGACGCTCCCTGGCACCGGGAGCGCGACGAGTCAGATGCCAGCGGCAGCGAGGACGGCGAGGGCAGCGAGGCCAGCCAGGGCGGCCCAGGCGACCAGAGCGACGAGAGCGGTTCCGGCGGCGGGGACGACCTGGCCGGCACGCAGGACGAGGCAACCGGCGACCCGCACGACGCCAACGGCGGCCCGCACGACGCCAACGGCGGCCCGCACGAGGCGACCGGCGGCCCGCACGAGGCGACCGGCGGCCCGCACGAGGCGACCGGGTCGCCGGACGAGGCGACCGACGATTCGGAAGGCCGTGAGGGTTCGGGCCGTGAGGACCGGGGTCCAGGCCCGGCCGGTGGTGAGGGCGGATGA
- a CDS encoding NADH-quinone oxidoreductase subunit B codes for MDVTPPPTPPTPPMAPPPAAREPEPLPEPRRLGVLSRLAPEPMKVVLNWGRRYSLWVFNFGLACCAIEFIAASMARHDFIRLGVIPFAPGPRQADLMVVSGTVTDKMAPAVKRLYEQMPEPKYVISFGACSNCGGPYWDSYAVTKGVDQIIPVDVYVPGCPPRPEALLQGILKLQEKIAAESLGERYGAGPSAAQLRSGLVRPPGAEDPR; via the coding sequence ATGGACGTGACCCCGCCCCCGACGCCGCCCACCCCGCCCATGGCGCCACCGCCCGCCGCCCGCGAGCCCGAGCCGCTCCCGGAGCCCCGCCGCCTCGGCGTCCTGTCCCGCCTCGCCCCGGAACCGATGAAAGTCGTCCTGAACTGGGGCCGCCGCTACAGCCTCTGGGTCTTCAACTTCGGGCTCGCCTGCTGCGCGATCGAGTTCATCGCCGCCTCGATGGCCCGCCACGACTTCATCAGGCTCGGCGTGATCCCCTTCGCCCCCGGCCCGCGCCAGGCCGACCTGATGGTCGTGTCCGGCACCGTCACGGACAAGATGGCGCCGGCGGTGAAGCGGCTGTACGAGCAGATGCCCGAACCGAAGTACGTCATCTCCTTCGGCGCCTGCTCCAACTGCGGCGGGCCCTACTGGGACTCGTACGCGGTCACGAAGGGCGTCGACCAGATCATCCCCGTCGACGTGTACGTGCCGGGCTGCCCGCCGCGTCCCGAAGCACTGCTCCAGGGCATCCTGAAACTCCAGGAGAAGATCGCCGCCGAATCGCTGGGCGAGCGCTACGGAGCCGGACCCTCCGCCGCCCAGCTCCGCAGCGGCCTGGTCCGACCGCCGGGCGCGGAGGACCCGCGATGA
- a CDS encoding NADH-quinone oxidoreductase subunit A: MPEPVVLAAGYFRGYTVVGLLAVIGVLFVAVAFGAGRLLRPVVPTQEKLLTYECGVDPVGEGWAHTQVRYYVYAFLYVIFAVDSVFLFPWATVFAAPGYGVTTLVEMFIFLGFLAVGLLYAWKKGVLEWT, translated from the coding sequence GTGCCGGAACCGGTCGTTCTCGCGGCGGGCTACTTCCGCGGCTACACGGTGGTGGGGCTGCTCGCCGTGATCGGCGTGCTGTTCGTCGCGGTCGCCTTCGGCGCGGGACGGCTGCTGCGGCCCGTCGTACCGACGCAGGAGAAGCTGCTCACCTACGAGTGCGGTGTCGACCCGGTCGGCGAGGGCTGGGCGCACACCCAGGTGCGGTACTACGTGTACGCGTTCCTCTACGTGATCTTCGCCGTCGATTCCGTCTTCCTCTTCCCGTGGGCGACTGTCTTCGCCGCACCCGGGTACGGCGTGACGACGCTCGTCGAAATGTTCATCTTCCTCGGCTTCCTGGCCGTGGGACTGCTCTACGCATGGAAGAAGGGCGTCCTCGAATGGACGTGA
- a CDS encoding sensor histidine kinase, with protein sequence MTASPRPSGASHGSQAHPAERGGPGLPDVPPPARFAYDRHTWKEIAHLLVNFPAALVGFVYVVVTLAVGAGLSVTVVGLPLLVASLAGTRLFGRLERARARRLLGVRVDEPSPMFHRRGAGFFGRMVASLKDPVGWRTALYTVMRLPWGIVTFSVTLTGLFVLWPVLPYIVRGMANADRAMVRALLSPDEELEARVAELETDRGVVVDTAAADLRRIERDLHDGAQARLVALAMGLGLAKEKLTEDPEAAAVMVDEAHGEVKLALQELRDLARGIHPAVLTDRGLSAALSSVASRCTAPVKVTVELDERPAEAIEGIAYFTVSELLQNVSKHSGARSASVDVWRTRDRLLIQVRDDGVGGARLDGGTGMAGLADRLGAVDGLFVLDSPAGGPTTVTAELPWRRRGGGPAGTAGTPVRGGVRDGRGSLGIRGARGKDAGRGTDTPRRAGPPHGVGKTRG encoded by the coding sequence ATGACCGCCAGTCCACGCCCGAGCGGCGCATCGCACGGCAGCCAGGCCCACCCCGCGGAGCGTGGCGGCCCGGGCCTTCCCGATGTCCCGCCGCCCGCGCGTTTCGCCTACGACCGGCACACGTGGAAGGAGATCGCCCACCTGCTGGTGAACTTCCCGGCCGCGCTCGTCGGCTTCGTCTACGTGGTGGTGACACTCGCGGTGGGCGCCGGCCTGTCCGTGACGGTCGTCGGCCTGCCGCTGCTGGTGGCGAGTCTCGCGGGGACACGGCTGTTCGGCCGACTGGAGCGTGCCCGGGCCCGGCGCCTGCTCGGCGTACGGGTGGACGAACCGAGCCCGATGTTCCACCGCAGGGGCGCGGGCTTCTTCGGCCGGATGGTGGCTTCCCTGAAGGACCCGGTGGGATGGCGGACCGCGCTGTACACGGTCATGCGGCTGCCGTGGGGCATCGTCACGTTCAGCGTGACGCTGACCGGTCTCTTCGTGCTGTGGCCCGTGCTGCCGTACATCGTGCGCGGCATGGCCAACGCGGACCGGGCGATGGTGCGCGCTCTGCTCTCGCCCGACGAGGAGCTGGAGGCGCGCGTCGCGGAGCTGGAGACGGACCGCGGGGTCGTCGTCGACACGGCCGCCGCCGACCTGCGCCGCATCGAGCGCGACCTGCACGACGGCGCGCAGGCCCGGCTCGTCGCGCTCGCCATGGGTCTCGGCCTCGCGAAGGAGAAACTGACGGAGGACCCGGAGGCCGCGGCGGTGATGGTGGACGAGGCGCACGGCGAGGTGAAGCTCGCCCTCCAGGAGCTGCGGGACCTCGCGCGCGGCATCCATCCCGCCGTGCTCACCGACCGGGGCCTGAGCGCCGCGCTGTCGTCGGTCGCCTCGCGCTGCACGGCACCGGTGAAGGTCACGGTCGAACTCGACGAGCGGCCGGCAGAGGCCATCGAGGGCATCGCGTACTTCACGGTCTCCGAGCTGCTGCAGAACGTCAGCAAGCACAGCGGGGCGCGCTCGGCGAGCGTGGACGTGTGGCGCACGCGGGACAGGCTGCTGATCCAGGTCCGCGACGACGGCGTCGGTGGCGCGCGCCTCGACGGCGGTACGGGCATGGCGGGCCTCGCCGACCGGCTGGGCGCCGTGGACGGCCTGTTCGTGCTCGACTCCCCGGCCGGCGGCCCGACGACGGTGACGGCGGAGCTGCCCTGGCGCCGGCGGGGCGGCGGCCCGGCCGGGACCGCGGGAACACCCGTCAGAGGCGGCGTCCGTGACGGGCGCGGGAGTCTCGGGATACGCGGGGCCCGCGGGAAGGACGCCGGACGCGGGACGGACACGCCGCGCCGGGCCGGCCCGCCCCACGGGGTGGGGAAAACCCGAGGGTGA
- a CDS encoding sensor histidine kinase, which translates to MSTEYTPGRGTAPRRHLLPPVLREPFEGRTWREFGYLLLGLPIGIVLFAYSLTMLLFGMGMLITFLGLPLLAITLASARGFAVMERARARTLLGLDVGRSQPVRAKKEGLLPWTGAMLRSGESWRNLLYALVQFPWACFSFVVSVTFWVTGWGLLAFPLWQWAYHDAGDGGGIVLFRNASGTTIDLGAPLQTAIVCALGLVLVLATPYLLRGLTSVDRLMVGALLGPSRLESRVSELETDRGVVVDTAAADLRRIERDLHDGAQARLVALAMDLGLAKEKMTEDPQAAARMVDEAHGEVKTALQELRNLARGIHPAVLTDRGLDAALSALAARCTVPVRVDVDLPGRPAPAIEGIAYFTVSELLQNISKHARAGRAAVDMWQSDGRLLLQVRDDGVGGADAEAGSGLAGLTERLGAVDGVLLVDSPRGGPTTVTAELPWRE; encoded by the coding sequence ATGAGTACGGAGTACACCCCCGGCCGGGGCACCGCGCCCCGGCGCCACCTTCTTCCGCCTGTCCTGCGCGAGCCGTTCGAGGGCCGGACGTGGCGCGAGTTCGGCTATCTCCTGCTCGGCCTGCCGATCGGCATCGTGCTGTTCGCGTACTCCCTCACGATGCTGCTGTTCGGCATGGGCATGCTGATCACGTTCCTGGGGCTGCCCCTGCTGGCGATCACCCTGGCGAGCGCCCGGGGGTTCGCCGTGATGGAGCGCGCCCGCGCCCGGACCCTGCTCGGCCTGGACGTGGGCCGTTCGCAGCCGGTCAGGGCGAAGAAGGAGGGCCTGCTGCCCTGGACGGGCGCGATGCTCAGGAGCGGCGAGTCCTGGCGCAACCTGCTGTACGCGCTGGTGCAGTTCCCGTGGGCCTGCTTCTCGTTCGTGGTGAGCGTGACGTTCTGGGTGACGGGCTGGGGGCTGCTCGCGTTCCCGCTGTGGCAGTGGGCGTACCACGACGCTGGGGACGGCGGTGGAATCGTCCTGTTCCGGAATGCCTCGGGCACCACGATCGACCTCGGCGCCCCCCTCCAGACCGCGATCGTGTGTGCGCTGGGCCTGGTCCTGGTCCTCGCGACGCCGTACCTCCTGCGCGGCCTCACCTCCGTGGACCGGCTGATGGTGGGCGCGCTGCTCGGCCCGTCGCGGCTGGAGTCCCGTGTCTCGGAACTGGAGACGGACCGCGGGGTCGTCGTCGACACGGCCGCCGCGGACCTGCGCCGCATCGAGCGCGACCTGCACGACGGCGCGCAGGCCCGGCTCGTCGCCCTCGCCATGGATCTCGGCCTCGCGAAGGAGAAGATGACCGAGGATCCGCAGGCCGCCGCGCGCATGGTCGACGAGGCGCACGGCGAGGTGAAGACGGCCCTGCAGGAGCTGCGGAACCTCGCACGCGGCATCCATCCCGCCGTCCTGACCGATCGCGGCCTGGACGCGGCGCTGTCGGCCCTGGCCGCGCGGTGCACGGTTCCGGTACGGGTCGATGTCGACCTGCCCGGCCGGCCGGCCCCGGCGATCGAGGGCATCGCGTACTTCACCGTCTCCGAGCTGCTCCAGAACATCAGCAAGCACGCGCGGGCCGGGCGGGCGGCGGTGGACATGTGGCAGTCGGACGGCCGGCTGCTGCTCCAGGTCCGCGACGACGGTGTCGGCGGCGCGGACGCGGAGGCGGGCAGCGGCCTGGCGGGGCTGACCGAGCGGCTCGGCGCGGTGGACGGCGTCCTGCTGGTCGACTCCCCGCGGGGCGGCCCCACGACCGTGACGGCGGAACTGCCCTGGCGCGAGTGA
- a CDS encoding response regulator transcription factor has product MRVVIAEDSVLLREGLTRLLTDRGHDVVAGVGDAVALTKTIGELADQGALPDVVVADVRMPPTHTDEGVRAAVWLRKAHPEVGVLVLSQYVEEEYATELLAGSTRGVGYLLKDRVADVREFVDAVVRVAGGGTALDPEVVAQLLGRSRKQDVLAGLTPREREVLGLMAEGRTNSAIAKQLVVSDGAVEKHVSNIFLKLGLSPSDGDHRRVLAVLTYLRS; this is encoded by the coding sequence GTGCGGGTGGTCATCGCCGAGGATTCGGTGCTGCTCAGGGAGGGTCTGACCCGGCTCCTGACCGACCGGGGCCACGACGTGGTCGCGGGCGTCGGGGACGCGGTGGCACTGACGAAGACCATCGGCGAGCTCGCCGACCAGGGGGCCCTGCCCGACGTGGTCGTCGCGGACGTCAGGATGCCCCCGACGCACACCGATGAGGGCGTACGGGCGGCCGTCTGGCTGCGCAAGGCGCACCCGGAGGTCGGCGTCCTCGTCCTGTCGCAGTACGTGGAGGAGGAGTACGCCACGGAGCTGCTGGCCGGGTCGACGCGCGGGGTGGGCTATCTCCTCAAGGACCGGGTGGCCGACGTCAGGGAGTTCGTGGACGCGGTGGTCCGGGTGGCGGGCGGCGGGACGGCGCTCGACCCGGAGGTGGTGGCCCAGTTGCTGGGCCGCAGCCGCAAGCAGGACGTGCTGGCGGGCCTGACGCCACGCGAGCGCGAGGTGCTGGGGCTGATGGCCGAGGGCAGGACGAACTCGGCGATCGCGAAGCAGCTCGTGGTGTCCGACGGGGCGGTGGAGAAGCACGTCAGCAACATCTTCCTGAAGCTCGGCCTGTCCCCGAGTGACGGGGATCACCGCCGGGTGCTCGCCGTCCTGACGTATCTCAGGTCGTGA
- a CDS encoding 2-oxoacid:acceptor oxidoreductase subunit alpha, with the protein MTSQVSSPADEANDAGDTVVAEQHAPLSGRSEESGPGGSGAKEVRRLDRVIIRFAGDSGDGMQLTGDRFTSETASFGNDLSTLPNFPAEIRAPAGTLPGVSSFQLHFADHDILTPGDAPDVLVVMNPAALKANIADVPRGAEIIVNTDEFTKRPMAKVGYDVSPLEDGSLDAYQVHPVPLTTLTIEALKEFGLSRKEAERSKNMFALGLLSWMYNRPTENTESFLRSKFAKKPQIAEANVAAFRAGWNFGETTEDFAVSYEVAKAEEAFPTGTYRNISGNLALSYGLIAAAHQADLPLYLGSYPITPASDILHELSKHKNFGVRTFQAEDEIAGIGASLGAAFGGSLAVTTTSGPGVALKSETIGLAVSLELPMLIVDIQRGGPSTGLPTKTEQADLLQAMYGRNGEAPVPIVAPSTPGDCFDAAVEAARIALTYRTPVLLLSDGYLANGSEPWRVPEAHELPDLRVQFATTPNHTNADGTEVFWPYKRDPETLARPWAVPGTPGLEHRIGGIEKQDGTGNISYDPANHDFMVRTRAAKIDGIEVPDLTVDDPDGARTLVLGWGSTYGPITAAVRRLRKAGQPIAQTHLRHLNPFPANLGEILKRYDKVVVPEMNLGQLVTLLRAKYLVDAHSYNQVNGMPFKAEQLATAIQEAINV; encoded by the coding sequence GTGACCAGCCAGGTCAGTAGCCCAGCCGACGAGGCCAACGACGCGGGTGACACCGTCGTCGCTGAGCAGCATGCCCCGCTCTCGGGCCGGTCGGAAGAGTCGGGGCCGGGGGGTTCCGGCGCCAAGGAGGTCCGCCGTCTGGACCGGGTGATCATCCGCTTCGCGGGTGACTCGGGCGACGGCATGCAGTTGACGGGTGACCGGTTCACCTCGGAGACGGCCTCCTTCGGCAACGACCTGTCGACGCTGCCCAACTTCCCGGCCGAGATCCGCGCCCCAGCAGGCACCCTGCCGGGTGTGTCCTCGTTCCAGCTGCACTTCGCGGACCACGACATCCTCACGCCGGGCGACGCGCCGGACGTGCTGGTCGTGATGAACCCGGCGGCCCTGAAGGCCAACATCGCCGACGTGCCGCGGGGCGCGGAGATCATCGTCAACACGGACGAGTTCACCAAGCGCCCGATGGCGAAGGTCGGCTACGACGTCTCTCCGCTGGAGGACGGCTCGCTCGACGCGTACCAGGTGCACCCGGTGCCGCTGACGACGCTGACGATCGAGGCGCTCAAGGAGTTCGGCCTGTCCCGCAAGGAGGCCGAGCGCAGCAAGAACATGTTCGCCCTGGGCCTGCTGTCGTGGATGTACAACCGGCCGACGGAGAACACCGAGTCGTTCCTGCGCTCGAAGTTCGCGAAGAAGCCGCAGATCGCCGAGGCGAACGTGGCCGCCTTCCGCGCCGGCTGGAACTTCGGCGAGACGACCGAGGACTTCGCCGTCTCGTACGAGGTCGCCAAGGCCGAGGAGGCCTTCCCGACCGGTACGTACCGCAATATCTCGGGCAACCTCGCGCTGTCGTACGGTCTGATCGCCGCCGCGCACCAGGCGGACCTGCCGCTCTACCTCGGCTCGTACCCGATCACCCCGGCCTCCGACATCCTGCACGAGCTGTCGAAGCACAAGAACTTCGGCGTGCGCACCTTCCAGGCCGAGGACGAGATCGCCGGGATCGGCGCCTCGCTCGGCGCCGCCTTCGGCGGCTCCCTGGCCGTCACCACCACGTCCGGCCCCGGTGTCGCGCTCAAGAGCGAGACGATCGGCCTCGCGGTCTCCCTCGAACTGCCGATGCTGATCGTGGACATCCAGCGCGGCGGTCCTTCCACGGGCCTGCCGACGAAGACCGAGCAGGCCGACCTGCTGCAGGCGATGTACGGCCGCAACGGTGAGGCCCCGGTGCCGATCGTGGCGCCGTCCACCCCCGGGGACTGCTTCGACGCGGCCGTGGAGGCCGCCCGGATCGCGCTCACCTACCGCACGCCGGTCCTCCTGCTCTCGGACGGGTACCTCGCGAACGGCTCCGAGCCGTGGCGTGTCCCCGAGGCCCACGAGCTGCCTGACCTGCGGGTCCAGTTCGCCACCACGCCGAACCACACGAACGCGGACGGCACCGAGGTCTTCTGGCCGTACAAGCGCGACCCCGAGACGCTGGCGCGCCCGTGGGCCGTGCCCGGCACGCCCGGTCTCGAACACCGCATCGGCGGCATCGAGAAGCAGGACGGCACCGGCAACATCTCCTACGACCCCGCCAACCACGACTTCATGGTCCGCACCCGGGCGGCGAAGATCGACGGCATCGAGGTGCCCGACCTGACGGTCGACGACCCGGACGGCGCCCGCACCCTCGTGCTCGGCTGGGGCTCCACGTACGGCCCGATCACGGCGGCGGTCCGCCGGCTGCGCAAGGCGGGTCAGCCGATCGCGCAGACCCACCTGCGCCACCTGAACCCGTTCCCCGCGAACCTCGGCGAGATCCTGAAGCGGTACGACAAGGTCGTCGTGCCGGAGATGAACCTCGGCCAGCTCGTGACCCTGCTGCGTGCGAAGTACCTGGTCGACGCGCACTCGTACAACCAGGTCAACGGCATGCCCTTCAAGGCCGAACAGCTCGCCACGGCCATCCAGGAGGCCATCAATGTCTGA